The following are encoded together in the Capsulimonas corticalis genome:
- a CDS encoding ClpX C4-type zinc finger protein codes for MKIQENLEQIMRKRCYLCGRSRDQVEKLILGVHGGVCANCIELAYSILHSSPEEQSEALVAARERAQSERSKTLLQRLFSKPKQRL; via the coding sequence TTGAAAATTCAGGAAAATTTAGAACAAATCATGCGTAAGCGATGCTATCTCTGCGGCAGATCCCGCGATCAGGTCGAGAAGCTCATCCTGGGCGTTCACGGCGGCGTCTGCGCGAATTGCATCGAATTAGCGTACAGCATACTCCACAGTTCTCCTGAAGAGCAAAGCGAGGCGCTGGTGGCGGCAAGGGAACGCGCGCAGAGTGAGCGTTCAAAAACGCTGCTGCAGCGCCTCTTTAGCAAACCAAAACAGCGTCTATGA